In Blautia wexlerae DSM 19850, a single window of DNA contains:
- a CDS encoding DNA polymerase III subunit alpha codes for MEFTHLHVHTEYSLLDGSNKIKEYVARVKELGMDSAAITDHGVMYGVIDFYRAARAEGINPILGCEVYVAPGSRFDREAGSGEDRYYHLVLLAENNQGYANLMKIVSKGFTEGFYYKPRVDLAVLKEYHEGIIALSACLAGEVARYLQRGMYEDAKAAALRYQDIFGKGNFFLELQDHGIPAQRLVNQELLRMHEETGIDLVTTNDVHYTRAEDADPHDILLCLQTNKKLADEDRMRYEGGQYYVKSPEEMAELFPYALEALENTHKIAQRCHVEIEFGVTKLPRFDVPDGLTSWEYLNKLCFEGLEERYQPVTEELKARLNYELSTIKNMGYVDYFLIVWDFIKYARDHDIMVGPGRGSAAGSLVAYTLGITQLDPIRYDLLFERFLNPERVSMPDIDVDFCFERRQEVIEYVRRKYGDDCVVQIVTFGTLAARGVIRDVGRVLDMPYAQVDSIAKMIPQELNITIDKALTMNPELKKAYEEQDEVHYLIDMARRLEGLPRHTSMHAAGVVISQKDVSEYVPLSRASDGSIVTQFTMTTLEELGLLKMDFLGLRTLTVIQNAVKLIQKDAGVTLDMQKINYDDKKVLDSLGTGRSDGVFQLESAGMKNFMKELKPQSLEDVIAGISLYRPGPMDFIPQYIRGKNRPDTIRYDCPQLEPILKPTYGCIVYQEQVMQIVRNLAGYTLGRSDLVRRAMSKKKASVMEKERQNFVYGNEAEGVPGCIANGIDEATANKIYDEMIDFAKYAFNKSHAAAYAVVSYQTAYLKYYYPVEFMAALMTSVIDFPNKVAEYILVCRQMGIKILPPDVNCGMYGFSVDNGAIRYGLSAIKSVGRPVIESLVREREENGQYRSLKDFMERNSPQMNKRAVENFIKAGALDCLDGNRRQKMLVYQKISDNISLEKKNSLAGQMSLFDLVSEEDKKEFEIRMPDVEEFGKEELLGYEKEVLGIYLSGHPLENYREMMEKTISAKTSDFQQDEETNLPKVMDGQKVIIGGMITDKTIKYTKNNKVMAFLTVEDLVGTVEVVVFPRDYEKSQQFLNEEGRVFIQGRVSAEDDRASKLILEKIRPFDNMPREIWIQFDNKESYTQQSQELLADLRRSPGDSAVVIYLKDVKAIKKLPIGYHAQIQDSWLNYMYEKYGKTNVKVVERGLKNL; via the coding sequence TTGGAGTTTACACATCTTCACGTCCATACAGAATACAGTCTGCTGGATGGTTCCAATAAGATAAAAGAATATGTAGCCCGTGTCAAAGAACTTGGCATGGACAGTGCGGCGATCACAGATCATGGAGTCATGTACGGTGTGATTGATTTTTATCGTGCAGCAAGGGCCGAGGGAATCAATCCTATTTTGGGATGTGAGGTATATGTAGCTCCCGGTTCCAGATTTGACCGTGAAGCAGGAAGCGGCGAAGACAGATATTACCACCTGGTTCTTCTGGCAGAGAATAATCAGGGTTATGCAAATCTGATGAAAATTGTGTCCAAGGGTTTTACAGAAGGATTCTATTATAAACCGCGAGTAGATCTTGCGGTATTAAAAGAGTACCATGAAGGGATTATTGCCTTAAGTGCCTGCCTTGCAGGTGAGGTTGCCAGATATCTTCAGAGAGGCATGTATGAGGATGCAAAGGCAGCAGCTCTTCGTTATCAGGATATTTTTGGAAAAGGCAATTTCTTCCTGGAGTTACAGGATCATGGAATTCCTGCGCAGAGACTGGTAAATCAGGAACTTCTCCGTATGCACGAAGAAACAGGGATTGACCTTGTTACAACCAATGATGTGCATTATACAAGGGCGGAGGATGCTGATCCTCATGATATTCTTCTCTGTCTGCAGACAAACAAGAAACTGGCAGACGAGGACAGAATGCGTTATGAGGGCGGCCAGTATTATGTGAAATCCCCGGAAGAAATGGCAGAACTTTTCCCATATGCTTTGGAGGCCCTGGAGAATACTCATAAGATTGCACAGAGATGTCATGTTGAGATTGAATTTGGCGTGACCAAGCTTCCAAGATTCGATGTGCCGGATGGTCTTACATCCTGGGAATATCTGAACAAGCTATGCTTCGAGGGACTGGAGGAACGTTATCAGCCGGTTACAGAGGAATTAAAAGCTCGTCTGAATTACGAATTATCTACTATAAAAAATATGGGCTACGTGGATTACTTCCTTATAGTATGGGATTTTATTAAATATGCCCGCGATCATGACATTATGGTAGGACCGGGACGTGGCTCTGCAGCGGGAAGTCTGGTTGCTTATACCTTGGGCATCACACAGCTTGATCCTATTCGCTATGATCTGCTCTTTGAGCGATTTCTGAATCCGGAACGAGTATCTATGCCTGATATTGACGTTGACTTCTGCTTCGAAAGAAGGCAGGAGGTTATTGAATATGTCCGCCGTAAATATGGGGATGATTGTGTGGTTCAGATCGTTACTTTTGGTACGCTGGCAGCCCGTGGTGTGATCCGGGATGTGGGCCGTGTACTGGATATGCCTTATGCACAGGTGGATTCCATTGCGAAAATGATCCCGCAGGAATTAAATATTACTATAGATAAAGCCCTTACTATGAACCCTGAGCTGAAAAAAGCATATGAAGAGCAGGATGAAGTTCATTATCTGATTGATATGGCAAGACGTCTGGAGGGACTTCCCAGACATACCTCCATGCATGCGGCAGGTGTTGTTATCAGCCAGAAGGACGTATCAGAATATGTACCGCTTTCCAGAGCATCAGACGGGTCTATTGTCACTCAGTTTACCATGACAACACTGGAAGAATTGGGACTTTTGAAAATGGACTTCCTGGGACTTCGTACTCTGACTGTGATCCAGAATGCAGTAAAGCTGATCCAGAAGGATGCAGGAGTGACTCTGGATATGCAGAAGATTAATTATGATGATAAAAAGGTTTTGGATTCCCTTGGCACCGGTCGTTCTGATGGTGTATTTCAGCTTGAAAGTGCGGGAATGAAAAACTTCATGAAGGAACTGAAGCCTCAGAGTCTGGAAGATGTGATCGCAGGAATTTCTCTTTACCGCCCGGGCCCCATGGATTTTATCCCTCAGTATATCCGGGGCAAAAACCGTCCGGATACCATCCGTTACGACTGCCCTCAGCTGGAGCCAATCCTGAAGCCTACTTATGGGTGTATTGTCTATCAGGAACAGGTTATGCAGATCGTTCGTAACCTGGCAGGTTATACTCTGGGCCGAAGCGACCTGGTGCGCCGTGCAATGTCCAAAAAGAAGGCCTCTGTCATGGAAAAGGAGCGCCAGAACTTTGTTTATGGAAATGAAGCGGAGGGAGTTCCCGGATGTATTGCAAATGGAATTGATGAGGCAACGGCAAATAAAATATATGATGAAATGATTGATTTTGCCAAATATGCTTTTAATAAGTCCCATGCAGCAGCCTATGCAGTTGTTTCCTATCAGACTGCATATCTGAAATATTACTATCCTGTGGAATTTATGGCCGCATTAATGACATCGGTTATTGATTTTCCCAATAAGGTTGCAGAATATATTCTGGTCTGCAGACAGATGGGGATTAAGATCCTGCCGCCGGATGTGAACTGTGGAATGTACGGATTCTCTGTAGATAACGGTGCGATCCGATATGGTCTGTCCGCTATAAAGAGTGTGGGACGTCCGGTTATTGAAAGCCTGGTAAGAGAGAGGGAAGAGAACGGACAATATCGTTCCCTGAAGGATTTTATGGAACGAAACTCTCCGCAGATGAATAAGCGAGCAGTAGAAAACTTTATCAAAGCAGGTGCGCTGGATTGCCTGGATGGTAACCGCCGCCAGAAAATGCTGGTTTATCAGAAGATTTCCGACAACATCAGTCTGGAGAAGAAGAATTCACTGGCCGGACAGATGAGTCTTTTTGATCTGGTAAGCGAGGAGGACAAGAAAGAATTTGAAATCCGTATGCCCGATGTGGAGGAATTCGGAAAAGAGGAACTTCTGGGATATGAGAAGGAAGTTCTGGGAATCTACCTCAGTGGTCATCCTCTGGAAAATTACCGGGAAATGATGGAGAAAACCATTTCTGCGAAAACCTCTGATTTTCAGCAGGATGAAGAAACAAATCTTCCGAAAGTCATGGATGGTCAGAAAGTAATTATCGGTGGAATGATTACGGATAAAACCATCAAATATACAAAGAATAATAAGGTTATGGCATTCCTCACAGTGGAGGATCTGGTAGGAACAGTGGAGGTAGTTGTGTTCCCCAGAGATTATGAGAAAAGTCAGCAGTTCCTGAATGAAGAAGGCAGAGTATTTATTCAGGGCAGAGTATCTGCAGAGGACGATCGCGCCAGTAAACTGATCCTTGAAAAAATCCGTCCCTTTGACAATATGCCAAGGGAAATCTGGATACAGTTTGACAATAAAGAAAGCTACACACAGCAATCTCAGGAACTGCTTGCAGACCTCAGACGTTCACCGGGTGACAGTGCTGTTGTGATCTACCTGAAAGACGTAAAGGCCATAAAGAAGCTTCCGATTGGATATCATGCACAAATTCAGGACTCATGGCTGAATTATATGTACGAAAAATATGGTAAAACCAATGTTAAAGTTGTAGAAAGAGGATTGAAAAACTTATAG
- a CDS encoding L-ribulose-5-phosphate 4-epimerase produces the protein MLEKLKEEVYKANMDLPKYGLVTFTWGNVSGIDRESGLFVIKPSGVDYDLLTPDDMVVVDLNGNKVEGKYNPSSDTATHVELYKAFPNIGGVVHTHSSWATSWAQAGRAIPCYGTTHADYIYGEVPCARCLEGKEFEEYEKNTGLLIVDLFKDKDYEAVPAVLCKNHGPFAWGKDAHEAVHNAVVLEEVAKMASRCELINPQVKPAPQDLQDKHYFRKHGANAYYGQGNK, from the coding sequence ATGCTGGAGAAATTAAAAGAGGAAGTTTACAAAGCAAACATGGATCTTCCAAAATACGGACTTGTTACATTTACATGGGGAAATGTAAGCGGAATCGACAGAGAATCAGGACTTTTTGTCATCAAACCAAGTGGAGTTGATTATGATCTGCTGACACCGGATGATATGGTTGTTGTAGACCTGAATGGAAATAAGGTAGAAGGAAAATACAATCCATCTTCTGATACAGCAACTCATGTAGAACTGTACAAAGCATTCCCGAATATCGGAGGAGTTGTACATACACATTCTTCATGGGCAACAAGCTGGGCACAGGCCGGAAGAGCAATCCCATGTTATGGAACCACACATGCAGATTATATTTATGGTGAAGTTCCATGTGCACGCTGCCTGGAAGGCAAGGAATTTGAAGAATATGAGAAAAACACAGGACTTCTGATCGTAGACCTGTTTAAGGACAAAGATTATGAAGCAGTACCTGCAGTACTTTGCAAAAACCATGGACCATTTGCATGGGGCAAGGATGCTCATGAAGCAGTACATAATGCAGTTGTTCTTGAGGAAGTTGCCAAGATGGCATCCCGCTGTGAACTGATCAATCCACAGGTAAAACCTGCACCACAGGATCTGCAGGATAAGCACTACTTCAGAAAACATGGTGCAAATGCATATTATGGACAGGGAAATAAATAA
- a CDS encoding S1 RNA-binding domain-containing protein: MIELGKKQKLTVVKSVDFGVYLGEDMQADAKNRVLLPSRQVPEGTKEGDSIEAFIYKDSQDRLIATTKEPKLQVGQTAVLKVSQVTRIGAFLDWGLEKDLLLPYHEQTLKVREGEDVLVALYIDKSSRLCATMKVYHYLSTRTPYVVGDMVKGRVYEISDRFGVFVAVDDKYSALIPAREAKGKYRPGKILELRVSEVKEDGKMNVTDRQKAYLQINEDAENVLEVINEFAGVLPFDDKASPEVIQREFGLSKGAFKRAIGHLMKEGKVEIKDKRIYAK, translated from the coding sequence ATGATAGAGTTAGGAAAAAAACAGAAATTAACAGTAGTGAAGTCCGTAGATTTTGGTGTATATCTGGGTGAGGATATGCAGGCAGATGCAAAGAACCGTGTTCTTCTTCCGTCCAGACAGGTTCCGGAAGGAACAAAGGAAGGCGACAGCATTGAAGCATTTATCTACAAGGATTCTCAGGATCGTCTTATTGCAACAACAAAAGAACCGAAGCTTCAGGTAGGTCAGACAGCAGTTCTGAAAGTCTCTCAGGTAACAAGGATTGGTGCATTCCTTGACTGGGGACTGGAGAAAGACCTTCTGCTTCCATATCATGAACAGACTCTGAAAGTAAGAGAGGGAGAAGATGTGCTGGTAGCACTCTATATTGACAAGAGCAGTCGTCTCTGCGCAACTATGAAGGTTTATCATTATCTTTCCACCAGAACTCCTTATGTAGTGGGAGATATGGTGAAGGGCCGTGTTTATGAGATCAGCGACAGATTCGGTGTATTTGTGGCAGTTGATGATAAATATTCTGCACTGATCCCTGCAAGAGAAGCCAAGGGAAAATACCGTCCGGGCAAGATTCTGGAACTGCGTGTCAGCGAAGTAAAAGAAGACGGAAAAATGAACGTCACAGATCGTCAGAAAGCATATCTTCAGATCAATGAGGATGCGGAGAATGTCCTTGAAGTAATCAATGAATTTGCAGGTGTTCTTCCATTTGATGACAAGGCATCACCGGAAGTGATCCAGCGAGAATTTGGTCTGAGTAAGGGAGCATTTAAACGTGCCATTGGCCATCTGATGAAGGAAGGCAAAGTAGAGATTAAGGACAAGAGAATCTACGCGAAATAA
- a CDS encoding alpha/beta hydrolase: MIYKKIEIAVDGYKETADLYTYFLDNSIEMHINRKRPVVVICPGGGYAMTSDREAEPIAMQYLARGYHAVILRYSVEPARYPLALLQLAKSVAFLRKNAAEFHIDTNKIVLQGFSAGGHLAASLGVFWKKDFIAQTLGVTSDMVKPNGMILSYPVITSGEFAHTGSFECLLGEDYNDLDKRKEQSLEFQVSRDTPPTFLWHTVTDDCVPVENSLLFFNALRKLEIPVEMHLYPVGGHGLSLANEETSYEDGGCVQKECQSWIELACKWMQNI, encoded by the coding sequence ATGATTTATAAGAAGATTGAAATTGCAGTAGACGGATATAAAGAAACTGCAGATTTATACACTTATTTTCTGGATAATTCCATTGAAATGCATATCAACAGAAAGCGTCCGGTAGTTGTGATCTGCCCGGGAGGCGGGTATGCTATGACTTCTGACAGAGAAGCAGAACCAATCGCCATGCAGTATCTGGCAAGGGGATATCATGCAGTGATCCTGCGCTATAGCGTAGAACCTGCCAGATATCCACTGGCACTCTTGCAGCTTGCGAAGTCTGTTGCTTTTTTAAGAAAAAATGCTGCAGAGTTTCATATTGATACGAATAAAATTGTTCTGCAGGGCTTTTCCGCAGGTGGTCATCTGGCAGCAAGTCTGGGTGTTTTCTGGAAGAAAGATTTTATTGCACAGACACTTGGGGTAACTTCTGATATGGTGAAACCAAATGGTATGATCTTAAGTTATCCGGTGATCACTTCCGGTGAGTTTGCACATACAGGTTCCTTTGAATGTCTGCTTGGAGAGGATTATAATGATCTGGATAAACGAAAAGAACAGTCCCTGGAATTCCAGGTATCCAGAGATACACCGCCAACATTCCTGTGGCATACAGTGACGGATGACTGTGTTCCTGTAGAGAATTCTCTGTTGTTTTTTAACGCACTGCGTAAATTGGAAATACCTGTAGAGATGCATCTTTATCCGGTTGGCGGACATGGACTGAGTCTTGCAAATGAAGAGACAAGCTATGAAGACGGAGGCTGCGTGCAGAAAGAGTGCCAGTCCTGGATAGAACTGGCGTGCAAGTGGATGCAGAATATATAA